The proteins below are encoded in one region of Lepisosteus oculatus isolate fLepOcu1 chromosome 10, fLepOcu1.hap2, whole genome shotgun sequence:
- the rbm24a gene encoding RNA-binding protein 24: MHTTQKDTTYTKIFVGGLPYHTTDSSLRKYFEVFGEIEEAVVITDRQTGKSRGYGFVTMADRAAAERACKDPNPIIDGRKANVNLAYLGAKPRVMQPGFTFGVQQFPPAFIQRPYGIPAHYVYPQAFVQPSVVIPHVQPAAATAAATSPYIDYTGAAYAQYSAAATAAAAAAYEQYPYAASPAAAGYVTTAGYGYAVQQPLAAAAPGSAAAAAAAFGQYQPQQLQTDRMQ; the protein is encoded by the exons ATGCACACCACTCAGAAGGACACTACTTACACCAAGATTTTTGTTGGAGGTTTACCTTATCATACAACGGACTCGAGTCTCAGGAAATATTTCGAAGTGTTTGGTGAAATAGAGGAAGCCGTAGTCATTACTGACCGGCAAACAGGCAAATCCAGGGGATATGGATTC GTCACCATGGCTGACAGAGCTGCTGCTGAAAGGGCCTGTAAAGATCCCAATCCTATCATAGATGGCAGGAAAGCAAATGTCAACTTGGCGTATCTAGGAGCTAAACCAAGGGTAATGCAACCAG GTTTTACCTTTGGTGTTCAGCAATTCCCACCTGCATTCATCCAGCGGCCTTATGG GATCCCTGCCCATTATGTCTATCCTCAGGCCTTTGTACAGCCCAGCGTTGTTATTCCACACGTACAGCCAGCTGCAGCTACAGCAGCTGCCACCTCTCCATACATCGACTACACTGGTGCTGCCTATGCACAGTATTCAGCCGCTGccactgccgccgccgccgccgcctatGAGCAGTACCCCTATGCAGCTTCCCCTGCAGCAGCCGGCTACGTGACCACTGCTGGCTATGGCTACGCAGTCCAGCAGCCCCTTGCAGCTGCAGCTCCTGGATCAGCGGCTGCCGCAGCCGCGGCCTTTGGGCAGTACCAACCACAGCAACTGCAGACTGACCGTATGCAATAG